One segment of Anser cygnoides isolate HZ-2024a breed goose chromosome 5, Taihu_goose_T2T_genome, whole genome shotgun sequence DNA contains the following:
- the RTN4RL2 gene encoding reticulon-4 receptor-like 2, giving the protein MLPPTARDLPQGGRLAALLLVVLAWVPGGAPACPALCTCYVSPPTVSCQANNFSSVPAGLPPGARRLFLQNNVIRALRAGTFGPSTVTLWLYSNNISSIQPGTFRHLPALEELDLGDNPHLRVLAPDTFHGLRRLQALHLYRCQLASLPSGIFRGLHSLQYLYLQENGLLYLQDDLFADLANLSHLFLHGNRVRALSEGVFRGLPSLDRLLLHANRLVAVHRRAFRGLSRLTILYLFNNSLAALPGDPLAALPALQFLRLNANPWACDCRARPLWAWFRRTRVSSSPVPCASPPHRRGTDLRHLRPQDFDACPEEDEDEEEEEEQEEKDEGGGGAVAVVGTPGRALGRPGTLPAAPPSAFYRDGLPPHDLRGSQPRPPPPSRDSRGPPEDEVPLAAAPRLAPALLPLLALLLPNL; this is encoded by the exons ATGCTGCCCCCGACGGCTCGGGACCTGCCCCAAG GCGGGCGCCTGgcggccctgctgctggtggtgctggcgTGGGTGCCCGGCGGGGCACCCGCCTGCCCTGCGCTCTGCACGTGCTACGTCTCGCCGCCCACCGTCAGCTGCCAGGCCAACAACTTCTCCTCGGTGCCCGCGGGGCTCCCGCCCGGCGCCCGCCGCCTCTTCCTGCAGAACAACGTCATCAGGGCGCTGCGGGCGGGCACCTTCGGGCCCAGCACCGTCACCCTCTGGCTCTACTCCAACAACATCTCCTCCATCCAGCCGGGCACCTTCCGCCACCTGCCCGCCCTCGAGGAGCTCGACCTGGGTGACAACCCTCACCTCCGCGTCCTGGCGCCCGACACCTTCCACGGCCTCCGGCGCCTCCAGGCCCTGCACCTCTACCGGTGCCAGCTGGCCAGCCTGCCCAGCGGCATCTTCCGTGGCCTCCACAGCCTCCAGTACCTCTACCTGCAGGAGAACGGGCTGCTCTACCTCCAG GATGACCTCTTCGCCGACCTGGCCAACCTGAGCCACCTCTTCCTGCACGGGAACCGGGTGCGGGCGCTGTCGGAGGGCGTCTTTCgggggctgcccagcctggaCCGCCTGCTGCTGCACGCCAACCGCCTGGTCGCCGTGCACCGCCGCGCCTTCCGCGGCCTGTCGCGCCTCACCATCCTCTACCTGTTCAACAACAGCCtggcggcgctgcccggggaCCCGCTGGCCGCCCTGCCCGCCCTGCAGTTCCTGCGCCTCAACGCCAACCCCTGGGCCTGCGACTGCCGCGCGCGCCCGCTCTGGGCCTGGTTCCGCCGCACCCGCGTCTCCAGCTCGCCCGTGCCCTGCGCCAGCCCCCCGCACCGCCGCGGCACCGACCTGCGCCACCTGCGGCCCCAAGACTTCGACGCCTGCCCcgaggaggatgaggatgaggaggaggaggaggagcaggaggagaaggacgagggtggtggtggtgcggTGGCCGTAGTGGGCACCCCCGGGCGGGCGCTGGGCCGCCCCGGCACCctgcccgccgcgccgccctccGCCTTCTACCGCGACGGGCTGCCCCCCCACGACCTgcgggggtcccagccccggccgccccccccgtCCCGTGACTCCCGTGGCCCCCCCGAGGACGAGGTCCCCTTGGCTGCGGCCCCGCGCCTggcccctgccctcctgcccctgctggccctgctcctgcccaaCCTCTGA
- the TIMM10 gene encoding mitochondrial import inner membrane translocase subunit Tim10, which translates to MDPLRAQQLAAELEVDMMADMYSRMTQACHRKCVPPHYKDPELSKGESVCLDRCVAKYLDVHERMGKKLTELSLQDEELLKRMQQGTGTA; encoded by the exons ATGGACCCGCTGCGGGCTCAGCAGCTGGCGGCGGAGCTGGAGGTGGACATGATGGCCGACATGTACAGCCG GATGACGCAGGCGTGCCACCGCAAGTGCGTCCCCCCCCACTACAAGGACCCGGAGCTGTCGAAGGGCGAGAGCGTGTGCCTGGACCGCTGCGTGGCCAAGTACCTGGACGTCCACGAGAGGATGGGCAAGAAGCTGACAGAGCTGTCGCTGCAGGACGAGGAGCTCCTCAAGCGCATGCAGCAGGGCACGGGCACcgcctga